The candidate division KSB1 bacterium genome includes a window with the following:
- a CDS encoding efflux RND transporter permease subunit, producing the protein MGLIRFVISRKTLVSMLFVGVTMLGYISYRQLPMELYPSADLPYLIVRVTASQEVDPEYLESQAIIPLEGVIGGLEGIDRIESFAEQRQGMIVVYFNPNVKMKYAYLRLQERVDQVRAQLPEIFSVDVYKVDTEQLTNQFMTLQVRGSGDVDWIRYVVDDKIVPKLESIDGIASVQVFGGRQRSVEIILDPEALRAFNLTPSQIRNLIRQSGAQRTFVGHVYGADRKYFVNVVADYTDVRDLENLVVRQEGPVLLKDVAQVYFGTKEQTSLSRVNGKEAVSVVLVRDAQTNLIQLAHATRRVIADLNRQLGWQGLEIVVQSDAAELMERNIQLIKQLALTGGLLAVGVLWVFLRNLRLVVIIALAIPISILAALNLLYALHVSLNSLTLVGMALAVGMLLDSSVVVLENIYRLRSRGQPVDRAVIQGTSEVWRSIVASTLTTMVVFLPFAFSSNFLVKLIGRQIGVSIVSTLSVSLLVALLLVPMIVHSYLARTGRSGGAEFYQVRRTNRLMQIYLLLLKSCLRFPARTVVVALVAFFASIFIALAVSLNVTREVDTSELTLYVTMPQGSTLENTDGLVREVEARLENLEEKQDVISRIYEDEAVVTVRLKENYRKIKGRDLAQVKEEIQNRLKDFRTAEISFEQPASSRRFRVGGGMSNPAAQLERLLGIGTQQERVVIRGQDFDQMLRVADDIRYYLENLSFVQTVRLNVSGARPEVHLYFDQNVMSQYNLTLAQVAAELATFGTEFSSGMRYRQGTEEYDITIRVQERGEERVTERSLDDLRSLVVGAGDEAFLTLEELSRIVLASGRGSIRRLNQEKQIEVVYQFLPDVNSSKPLLESARAEVDRVLGSLSFPAGIAVQIIHQETELGEFYFLTAAALILIYMILASVFESAVTPLVMMFTIPLAATGSLWALILTKNSLFNANTLTGFLILIGVVVNNGIILIDFTRILRQRGFRRSRALMVAGQARVRPILITAITTMIAMLPLAMGQVEYVAQIGAPFAITVIGGLAVSTLFTLVFIPTVYTGLETALQWFRGLDWRLKALQYGAFAMGAWQIYAHVHTTVWRLADLVLLALGIPALTYFGLTSLRRADRSVLEEGQSLRIRVRNLVKIYDWDSRFVREWKKGQRLSQRDCRVAQRWRDLETWIWKLPLLGFLVYFVYFYLRSRIWQLLLAQAVFFYVLHLWREVEPLVRLSAERGGGRWAAGAGRIFRPVFLWGFPFLNLTFFFFRWRQPLVVLFAGLVWYLALAIHQASARLYAQEVSLARIQGRFAGFRKGLYRLVMSIPILGRRKRPFKALDRVSLEIGEGMIGLVGPNGAGKTTLMRIICGILEQSYGKVWINGVDTQERREELQALIGYLPQEFGVYENMTAYEFLSYQAILKGLVDREEREKRIDEVLRAVHMEEHKHERIGSFSGGMKQRIGIAQTLLHLPRILVVDEPTAGLDPRERIRFRNLLVELSRNRIVLFSTHIIEDISSSCNQVVVLNGGRLIYTGTPGDMARQAEGRVWQLYAAPEELDSLRQRLLIVHHMRDRDRIRVRCLSEIQPAPEAVPVRPTLEDAYLWLLSQGKRKGDS; encoded by the coding sequence ATGGGCCTGATCCGCTTCGTGATCTCCCGGAAAACGCTGGTGAGCATGCTCTTTGTGGGCGTGACGATGCTGGGGTACATCTCCTATCGGCAGCTTCCCATGGAGCTGTACCCCTCGGCCGATCTTCCTTACCTGATCGTGCGGGTCACGGCCAGCCAGGAGGTAGACCCCGAATACTTGGAAAGCCAGGCGATCATCCCCCTGGAGGGTGTGATCGGCGGCCTTGAGGGAATCGACCGGATCGAATCCTTTGCCGAGCAACGCCAGGGGATGATCGTGGTCTACTTCAACCCGAACGTCAAGATGAAGTACGCCTATCTGCGTCTGCAGGAGAGGGTGGACCAGGTGCGGGCGCAGCTTCCGGAGATCTTCTCGGTGGACGTGTACAAGGTGGACACCGAGCAGCTCACCAATCAGTTCATGACCCTGCAGGTTCGCGGCTCGGGGGATGTCGACTGGATTCGGTACGTGGTGGACGACAAGATCGTCCCAAAGCTGGAGAGCATCGACGGCATCGCCAGCGTACAGGTCTTCGGCGGCAGGCAGCGTTCCGTAGAGATCATCCTCGATCCTGAGGCCCTGCGGGCCTTCAACCTGACCCCCTCGCAAATCCGCAACCTGATTCGCCAGAGCGGCGCCCAGCGCACCTTTGTCGGCCATGTGTACGGGGCGGACCGGAAATATTTCGTGAACGTGGTGGCCGATTACACGGACGTCCGCGATCTGGAGAACCTGGTGGTGAGGCAGGAAGGGCCTGTCCTTCTGAAGGACGTGGCCCAGGTCTACTTCGGCACGAAGGAGCAGACCTCCCTCAGTCGCGTCAATGGCAAGGAGGCGGTCAGCGTCGTTCTGGTGCGGGATGCGCAGACCAATCTGATCCAGCTGGCCCACGCCACCCGGCGGGTGATCGCCGACCTCAATCGCCAGCTGGGGTGGCAGGGGCTGGAGATCGTGGTCCAGAGCGACGCCGCTGAGCTGATGGAGCGCAACATCCAGCTGATTAAGCAGCTCGCGCTGACCGGAGGGCTACTCGCCGTCGGAGTGCTTTGGGTGTTCCTGCGGAACCTGCGCCTGGTGGTGATCATCGCCCTCGCCATTCCCATCTCGATCCTGGCCGCCCTCAATCTGCTCTACGCGTTGCACGTGTCCCTGAACAGCCTGACGCTGGTCGGCATGGCCCTGGCCGTGGGGATGCTCCTGGATAGCAGCGTGGTGGTACTCGAGAACATCTACCGCCTGCGGAGCCGTGGCCAGCCCGTCGACCGTGCGGTGATCCAAGGGACGAGCGAAGTGTGGAGGTCGATCGTGGCCTCCACGCTCACGACGATGGTCGTCTTCTTGCCCTTCGCCTTCTCCTCAAACTTTCTGGTGAAGCTCATCGGCCGCCAGATCGGCGTGTCCATCGTGTCCACCCTCAGTGTGTCGCTCCTGGTTGCTCTGCTTCTCGTCCCAATGATCGTCCATTCTTACCTCGCGAGGACGGGAAGAAGCGGGGGTGCGGAATTCTACCAGGTGCGGCGGACGAACCGCCTGATGCAGATTTACCTCCTCCTGTTGAAGTCGTGCCTGCGATTCCCCGCGCGCACCGTCGTTGTTGCCCTGGTAGCCTTTTTCGCCTCCATCTTTATTGCCCTGGCGGTGAGCCTGAACGTGACACGCGAGGTGGACACCAGCGAGCTCACCCTCTACGTCACGATGCCACAGGGAAGCACGCTGGAAAACACGGACGGCCTCGTACGGGAGGTTGAGGCCCGGCTGGAGAACCTGGAGGAGAAACAGGACGTCATCAGCCGGATCTACGAAGATGAAGCGGTGGTCACCGTGCGCCTCAAGGAGAACTACCGCAAGATCAAGGGAAGAGATCTGGCGCAGGTTAAGGAGGAGATTCAGAACCGCTTGAAGGATTTCCGGACGGCGGAAATCAGCTTCGAGCAGCCTGCCTCCAGCCGGCGGTTCCGGGTGGGGGGCGGCATGAGCAACCCTGCCGCGCAGCTGGAGCGTCTCCTGGGCATCGGGACGCAGCAGGAGAGGGTGGTAATCCGGGGCCAGGACTTCGATCAGATGCTCCGTGTGGCGGACGACATCCGGTACTATCTGGAGAACTTGTCCTTCGTGCAGACCGTGCGGTTGAACGTGTCCGGGGCCCGCCCCGAAGTCCACCTTTACTTCGACCAGAACGTGATGAGCCAGTACAACCTAACCCTGGCTCAGGTGGCGGCGGAGCTGGCGACGTTTGGCACCGAGTTCTCCTCTGGGATGCGGTACCGGCAGGGGACGGAGGAATACGACATCACCATCCGGGTCCAGGAGAGAGGGGAGGAGAGAGTCACTGAACGCTCTCTGGACGACCTGCGTAGCCTCGTCGTGGGCGCTGGCGACGAGGCCTTCCTGACCCTGGAGGAGCTCAGCCGCATCGTCCTTGCCAGCGGGCGGGGCAGCATCCGCAGGCTGAATCAGGAAAAGCAGATCGAGGTGGTGTACCAATTTCTCCCGGATGTGAACAGCTCCAAGCCGTTGCTGGAGTCCGCCAGGGCCGAGGTGGATCGAGTCCTTGGCAGCTTGTCTTTCCCTGCTGGAATTGCGGTGCAGATCATCCATCAGGAGACCGAGCTCGGCGAGTTCTATTTCCTGACCGCGGCCGCCCTCATTCTGATCTACATGATCCTGGCGTCCGTGTTTGAATCTGCCGTGACCCCCCTGGTGATGATGTTCACCATCCCCTTGGCAGCTACGGGTTCCCTCTGGGCCCTGATCCTCACCAAGAATTCTTTGTTCAATGCGAACACGCTGACGGGCTTTCTGATCCTGATCGGGGTAGTGGTAAACAACGGCATCATCCTGATCGATTTCACTCGCATCCTGCGGCAGCGGGGATTCCGTCGATCTCGTGCCCTGATGGTGGCGGGGCAAGCGCGTGTGCGTCCCATTCTGATCACGGCCATCACGACGATGATCGCCATGCTACCCCTAGCGATGGGGCAGGTGGAGTACGTGGCGCAGATCGGGGCCCCTTTTGCCATCACCGTAATCGGGGGCCTGGCAGTGAGCACGCTGTTCACCCTGGTCTTCATCCCGACGGTTTACACCGGCCTGGAAACGGCCTTGCAGTGGTTCCGGGGTCTGGACTGGCGGCTCAAGGCTCTGCAGTACGGCGCCTTTGCAATGGGCGCCTGGCAGATCTACGCGCACGTCCACACGACGGTCTGGAGACTGGCCGACCTGGTCCTGCTGGCGCTGGGAATTCCCGCTTTGACCTACTTTGGGCTGACCAGCTTGCGGCGGGCCGACCGATCCGTGCTCGAGGAGGGCCAGAGCCTGCGCATTCGAGTGCGTAACCTGGTCAAGATCTACGACTGGGATTCTCGCTTTGTCCGCGAGTGGAAAAAGGGCCAGCGCTTGAGCCAGCGCGACTGTCGGGTTGCTCAGCGGTGGCGCGATCTGGAGACCTGGATCTGGAAACTGCCTCTGCTCGGCTTCCTGGTGTACTTCGTGTACTTCTACCTGCGCTCTCGAATCTGGCAGCTTCTCCTGGCGCAGGCGGTTTTCTTCTACGTCCTGCACCTGTGGCGTGAAGTGGAGCCCCTGGTCCGTCTTTCGGCCGAGAGGGGTGGTGGTCGGTGGGCGGCAGGTGCGGGCAGGATCTTTCGCCCCGTCTTTCTCTGGGGCTTCCCCTTCTTGAACCTGACGTTCTTTTTCTTCCGTTGGCGGCAACCCCTGGTGGTGCTTTTTGCCGGCCTCGTGTGGTATCTGGCCCTGGCGATCCATCAGGCCTCGGCGCGACTTTACGCCCAGGAGGTGAGCCTTGCCCGGATCCAGGGCAGGTTTGCGGGTTTCCGGAAGGGCCTTTACCGCCTCGTGATGTCCATCCCCATTCTGGGGCGCCGGAAACGACCGTTTAAGGCTCTGGACCGGGTCTCCCTGGAGATAGGTGAGGGCATGATTGGTCTGGTGGGGCCCAATGGTGCAGGCAAGACCACGCTGATGCGGATCATCTGCGGGATCCTCGAACAGAGCTACGGCAAAGTGTGGATCAACGGCGTGGATACCCAGGAGCGCCGGGAAGAGCTACAGGCATTGATCGGCTATCTCCCACAGGAATTCGGCGTGTACGAAAACATGACCGCGTACGAGTTCCTGAGCTATCAGGCGATCCTCAAGGGACTGGTGGATCGGGAGGAGCGGGAGAAGCGGATCGACGAGGTTCTGCGCGCTGTGCACATGGAGGAGCACAAACACGAGCGCATCGGCTCCTTTTCCGGCGGGATGAAGCAGCGGATAGGCATCGCCCAGACCCTCCTCCATCTGCCACGCATTCTGGTGGTGGACGAACCTACAGCGGGGCTGGATCCGCGCGAACGCATTCGATTCCGGAACTTGCTCGTCGAACTCAGCCGCAACCGTATCGTGCTGTTCTCCACGCACATCATCGAGGATATCTCCAGCTCCTGCAATCAGGTCGTAGTGCTGAATGGCGGACGGCTGATCTACACGGGAACCCCTGGCGACATGGCGCGCCAAGCGGAGGGGCGTGTGTGGCAACTGTACGCGGCCCCGGAAGAGCTCGATTCCCTTCGCCAACGCCTGCTTATCGTCCACCATATGAGGGATCGGGATCGGATCCGGGTCCGGTGCCTATCCGAGATCCAACCCGCTCCGGAAGCCGTGCCCGTAAGGCCGACGCTGGAGGACGCCTATCTCTGGCTCCTGAGCCAAGGGAAGCGCAAAGGGGATTCATGA
- a CDS encoding efflux RND transporter permease subunit, translating to MRRLVSAAVSYPVTVLMAVLAVLLLGYLSFRRLGVDLFPAYTNPRIYVEVKAGERPPEEMEKLFVDGIEALAIRQRGVVDVSSICRVGVAQVTVEYAWNTDMDEAFLDLQKTLSPYAQNPDIEELTISQHDPNAEPILVLALWHPEIEDLDELRKVAENTLRNELIRLEGIAEVRLSGQEEKEVAIETDPYLLEAYGLSLDALSSRIQALNREVSGGSVVEFGLRYVIRGVGSFRTLEDFGSAIVGYRQETDLAGNATGVRTPIYLKDVARISYRTKDPYNLVHLNGRRCVGLSVYKETRFNTVEAVRAVLEKLEELRRALPGYRIEVVRDQGEFIRQAVGEVKQTAAVGIVLAVMVLYVFLRRIGSTLVVSLAIPISIIATFNMMYFNGLTLNLMTLGGLALGAGMLVDNAIVVVENISRLLERGRPLREAVVEGAAQVGGAITASTLTTVVVFLPIVYLHGFSAQLFRDEAWTVAFSLLASLAVAMLVIPVLSARFLQPRTTAPIRSFRFSWYRGVLAQILRRKGQVIAASILLVVLTVLILPHVGKEFVPRADLREFSIRLRLPEGTELARTEATVSDVETLIGQVLGDGVELVYSHIGPSEDISASETAVFEDENTATVYVRLKKQGGIRTEEAIARLGKVLSEVPDLQAEFVQEQVALRLALGTEEAPLAVEIRGEDLDELEKLTEEARTRLASVPDLFNLETSFEKGRPEVNVVVDRLRAGLYNLGVSQVASQLRDILQGRVVDQWEAGGELRDITLRLPKVPLSQLEDIYLTQGSEKVRLDEVARIEMGYAPREIHRRNQTRIGKISAHVRSGRPFDHVVKEVERRLADLPLPPDYRLAVTGEEEKRQDAFRSLSFALVLSVVLVYMVLASQFESLVHPFTILLTIPLALVGSVWLFYLLGRPLNIIAYIGMIVLAGIAVNDSIILVDAINQLRREGMSRQEAILEAGARRIRPILMTSLTTILALLPLSFGLGEGATLRSPLALAVIGGLTSSTLLTLVVIPCVYDVLDHLRPRRARES from the coding sequence ATGCGTAGACTCGTTTCCGCAGCCGTGAGTTATCCCGTCACCGTCCTGATGGCCGTCCTGGCGGTACTCCTGCTGGGTTACCTTTCCTTCCGCCGCCTGGGGGTGGATCTTTTCCCCGCCTACACCAACCCGCGCATCTACGTGGAGGTCAAGGCCGGCGAGAGGCCACCCGAGGAGATGGAGAAGCTGTTCGTCGATGGGATCGAGGCGCTGGCCATCCGCCAGAGGGGCGTGGTGGACGTCTCCTCGATCTGCCGCGTGGGGGTAGCCCAGGTGACCGTGGAGTACGCGTGGAACACGGACATGGACGAGGCTTTTCTGGACCTCCAGAAAACCCTATCCCCGTACGCGCAGAACCCGGATATCGAAGAACTGACCATCAGCCAGCACGACCCCAACGCGGAGCCGATCCTGGTACTTGCCCTTTGGCACCCGGAGATTGAGGATCTGGACGAGCTGCGGAAAGTGGCGGAGAACACCCTCCGGAACGAGCTGATCCGTCTGGAGGGGATTGCGGAGGTACGGCTGTCGGGGCAAGAAGAGAAGGAAGTGGCCATCGAGACGGATCCGTACCTTCTGGAGGCCTACGGTCTCAGCCTGGATGCCCTGAGCTCCCGTATTCAGGCTCTGAACCGCGAGGTTTCCGGGGGTTCCGTAGTCGAATTCGGCCTGCGATACGTGATTCGGGGAGTGGGGAGCTTCCGGACTCTGGAGGACTTTGGCAGCGCCATCGTCGGCTACCGTCAGGAGACGGATCTTGCGGGGAACGCGACCGGGGTCCGTACACCGATCTACCTGAAAGACGTGGCGCGTATTTCCTACCGGACGAAGGATCCGTACAACCTCGTTCACTTGAACGGCCGGCGTTGTGTGGGGCTTTCGGTGTACAAAGAGACGCGCTTCAACACGGTGGAGGCGGTGCGGGCGGTCCTCGAAAAGCTGGAGGAATTGCGCAGGGCGCTTCCCGGCTACCGGATCGAAGTCGTGCGCGACCAGGGCGAGTTCATCCGCCAGGCCGTTGGGGAAGTCAAGCAGACCGCAGCGGTGGGGATTGTCCTGGCGGTCATGGTGCTCTACGTGTTCCTGCGGAGGATCGGCTCCACGTTGGTGGTGAGCCTGGCTATCCCCATCTCAATCATTGCCACCTTCAACATGATGTATTTCAACGGGCTGACACTGAACCTTATGACGCTCGGCGGCCTGGCCCTTGGGGCGGGCATGCTTGTCGACAACGCCATTGTGGTGGTGGAGAACATCTCGCGGCTGCTGGAGCGGGGGCGACCTTTACGGGAGGCGGTCGTCGAGGGCGCAGCGCAGGTCGGCGGCGCCATCACAGCCTCTACCTTGACCACTGTAGTGGTTTTCCTGCCCATTGTCTATCTGCACGGGTTCTCGGCACAGCTGTTCCGGGACGAGGCCTGGACGGTAGCCTTCTCGTTGCTCGCTTCCCTTGCTGTAGCCATGCTGGTGATTCCTGTGCTCAGCGCGCGCTTCTTGCAACCACGGACGACGGCCCCCATTCGCTCCTTCCGTTTCTCCTGGTATCGTGGAGTGCTGGCGCAAATCCTCCGACGCAAGGGGCAGGTGATCGCGGCCAGCATCCTGCTCGTGGTCCTCACGGTCTTGATCCTGCCCCATGTCGGCAAGGAGTTCGTCCCTCGGGCTGACCTGCGCGAATTCTCCATTCGCCTTCGCCTGCCTGAGGGGACGGAGCTTGCTCGGACGGAGGCAACGGTTTCGGACGTGGAGACCCTGATCGGCCAGGTCCTGGGTGATGGGGTGGAGCTTGTCTACAGCCACATAGGGCCGTCGGAGGACATCAGCGCCAGCGAGACGGCCGTCTTTGAGGATGAGAATACCGCCACCGTTTACGTGCGGCTGAAGAAGCAGGGGGGCATTCGAACGGAAGAGGCCATTGCCAGGCTGGGAAAAGTGCTTTCGGAGGTGCCCGATCTACAGGCGGAATTCGTGCAGGAGCAGGTAGCGTTGCGCCTGGCTCTGGGGACGGAAGAAGCGCCTCTGGCAGTGGAGATTCGCGGCGAGGACCTGGACGAGCTGGAGAAGCTGACCGAAGAGGCCAGAACCCGGCTTGCCTCGGTACCCGATCTTTTTAACCTCGAGACTTCTTTCGAGAAGGGAAGGCCCGAGGTCAACGTGGTCGTCGACCGCCTGCGCGCCGGCCTTTACAACCTCGGGGTAAGCCAGGTCGCCTCGCAGCTACGGGACATTTTGCAGGGCAGGGTGGTGGATCAGTGGGAAGCGGGCGGAGAGCTACGGGACATCACCCTGCGCCTACCGAAGGTTCCGCTTTCTCAGCTCGAGGATATTTACCTCACCCAAGGTTCGGAGAAGGTGAGGCTGGACGAGGTGGCCCGGATCGAGATGGGCTATGCGCCGCGGGAGATCCATCGGCGGAACCAGACCCGCATCGGCAAGATCTCCGCCCACGTCCGGAGCGGCCGTCCGTTCGACCACGTCGTGAAAGAGGTTGAGCGCAGGCTGGCGGACTTGCCCCTGCCTCCAGACTATCGCCTGGCGGTGACCGGAGAGGAGGAAAAGCGACAGGATGCGTTTCGGAGCCTTTCGTTCGCCCTGGTCCTCTCGGTCGTGCTCGTGTACATGGTTCTAGCCTCCCAGTTCGAATCCCTGGTTCATCCCTTTACGATTCTCCTCACCATCCCTCTGGCGCTGGTGGGATCGGTGTGGCTCTTCTACTTGCTGGGCAGACCCCTGAACATCATTGCCTACATCGGAATGATCGTGCTGGCCGGGATTGCGGTGAACGACTCGATCATCCTGGTGGACGCAATCAATCAGCTGCGCAGGGAGGGAATGTCCCGGCAAGAAGCGATCCTCGAGGCTGGTGCCCGGCGCATTCGTCCAATCCTGATGACCAGTCTGACGACCATCCTGGCTCTCTTACCTCTGAGTTTCGGCCTTGGGGAAGGGGCAACGCTCCGATCTCCTCTGGCCCTTGCGGTGATCGGCGGGTTGACCAGCTCGACATTGCTGACCCTCGTGGTCATCCCGTGCGTGTACGACGTCCTTGACCATCTCCGCCCGCGACGGGCGAGAGAGAGCTGA
- a CDS encoding efflux RND transporter periplasmic adaptor subunit, whose translation MRKNLLIGILVLSLGVACGRQEVQTGAEIAVPVSVMDVELGSIEEFVVVTGTVRAVREAQLVSETEGFYHLQRNPRTQKPYALGDLAKKGELIIRLENPELENNIKIESQKLNLDIAKQEYEKQKSLYEKGGVTLRELREAEKALMDAQYNYQYAQLQLGKLEVRAPFDGVIVDLPYYTPGVKVNANQPMVSLMDYHQLILEVNLPGKELGRVRVEQPVRVMNYASSRDTLQGRVTQVSPALDPDTRSFKVTILVDNPEWTLRPGMFVKGEIIVERHEGVVVIPKDIVLSRSRGKVVYVVERGVARERLVQLGLENPDQVEVVRGLAENERVVVKGFETLRDGSQVKIIR comes from the coding sequence GTGAGGAAGAACCTGCTCATCGGGATTTTGGTGCTGAGTCTGGGCGTCGCCTGTGGCCGCCAAGAGGTACAGACGGGGGCGGAGATCGCCGTTCCGGTTTCAGTCATGGACGTCGAACTGGGCTCCATTGAGGAGTTTGTGGTCGTCACCGGAACGGTGCGCGCGGTGCGTGAAGCTCAGCTTGTCTCAGAGACCGAAGGATTCTACCACCTGCAGAGGAATCCGCGCACCCAGAAGCCCTACGCCCTCGGAGATCTGGCCAAGAAGGGCGAGCTTATCATTCGGCTGGAGAATCCCGAGCTGGAAAACAACATCAAGATCGAGAGCCAAAAGCTGAACCTGGACATTGCGAAGCAAGAATACGAGAAGCAGAAATCCCTGTACGAGAAGGGGGGCGTGACCCTGCGGGAACTGCGCGAGGCGGAGAAAGCCCTGATGGACGCTCAGTACAACTACCAGTACGCTCAGCTCCAGCTGGGCAAACTGGAAGTACGGGCGCCCTTCGACGGAGTGATTGTGGACCTGCCTTACTACACGCCCGGGGTGAAGGTCAACGCCAACCAGCCCATGGTCAGTCTGATGGACTATCATCAGCTGATCCTGGAGGTGAATCTCCCCGGAAAGGAGCTTGGTCGGGTAAGAGTGGAGCAGCCCGTTCGCGTCATGAATTACGCCTCGTCGCGGGACACGTTACAGGGGCGGGTGACCCAGGTCTCACCGGCTCTGGATCCGGATACCCGCTCGTTCAAAGTGACGATCCTGGTCGACAATCCGGAGTGGACCCTGCGCCCAGGAATGTTCGTGAAGGGGGAGATCATCGTGGAGCGCCACGAGGGGGTGGTGGTGATCCCGAAGGACATTGTATTGTCGCGCAGCCGTGGGAAGGTGGTGTACGTGGTTGAGCGAGGGGTGGCACGTGAGCGCCTCGTGCAGCTCGGCCTGGAGAATCCCGACCAGGTGGAGGTAGTGCGGGGTCTGGCAGAGAACGAACGCGTGGTGGTAAAGGGCTTCGAAACCCTGCGCGACGGTTCGCAGGTCAAGATCATCCGCTAA
- a CDS encoding TolC family protein — MRRRQGWKDGWVLVLALLAAVRSAAAQRVLTLEDALQIAMRNSPNIRRALYNLERSRYSLNAQMAALKSRFSLSITPIDYSKYRNFNTDFSAWFTTETKQVYGTFTISQPIPLTDGTLSLVNRLSWRDAYSENPFAISRSRNYDDNLYVSFQQPIFTYNRTKLALRELELDLENAQLNYDIQRLALEKEVTQAFYNLYLQKMRVDIAQEELQNQEISYGIIQNKVQAGLAAEEELYQAELNLATSRSKVFNEQTTYENLLDNFKYLIGLPLEDSVAVTADIAHRVVPVDLQLAVAHGLRYRMELRQRQIDIQNSLFDLIQVSAQNEFRGNITLSYGVIGTDESVRDIFEVPTKNQRVSLSLEIPLWDWGEKESRIRASEAVVKTRRLSMEETQTNIVIGIRQAYRQLKNLEIQVEIAQQNVRNAQLTYDINLERYRNGDLTSMDLSLYQNQLSQAKLNLVKSLIDYKIALLDLKVQSLWDFEKGRSVLSVDRR, encoded by the coding sequence ATGAGGCGAAGGCAAGGCTGGAAGGATGGCTGGGTCTTGGTTCTGGCGCTGCTTGCGGCTGTGCGTTCCGCTGCAGCTCAGAGGGTCCTGACTCTGGAGGATGCCCTCCAGATCGCCATGCGCAACAGTCCTAACATCCGCAGGGCCCTCTACAATCTGGAACGCAGCCGCTATTCCCTCAACGCGCAGATGGCGGCCCTGAAGTCGCGCTTCTCCCTTTCCATCACGCCCATCGACTACTCCAAGTACCGCAACTTCAATACGGACTTCTCCGCTTGGTTCACGACCGAGACAAAGCAGGTGTACGGAACGTTCACCATCTCGCAGCCGATCCCCCTCACGGACGGCACCCTTTCCCTTGTGAACCGCCTCAGCTGGCGCGACGCCTATTCGGAGAACCCCTTCGCCATCTCCCGCAGCCGCAACTACGACGACAACCTGTACGTGAGCTTTCAGCAACCCATCTTCACCTACAACCGCACCAAGCTGGCCCTACGCGAGCTGGAGCTGGATCTGGAAAACGCCCAGCTGAACTACGACATCCAGAGGCTTGCGCTGGAAAAGGAGGTCACCCAGGCTTTCTACAATCTGTACCTGCAGAAGATGAGGGTGGACATCGCCCAAGAGGAGCTCCAAAATCAGGAGATCAGCTACGGGATCATTCAGAACAAGGTGCAGGCTGGGCTCGCGGCGGAAGAGGAGCTCTACCAGGCGGAGCTCAACCTGGCCACAAGCCGCTCCAAGGTCTTCAACGAGCAGACCACGTACGAAAACCTTCTGGACAACTTCAAGTACCTCATCGGCCTGCCATTGGAGGACTCTGTGGCCGTGACGGCCGACATCGCCCATCGGGTGGTGCCGGTGGATCTGCAGCTGGCGGTTGCCCACGGGCTTCGGTACCGAATGGAGCTTCGCCAGAGGCAGATCGACATTCAGAACTCGCTTTTTGATCTGATCCAGGTCTCGGCCCAGAACGAGTTCCGCGGCAATATCACGCTTTCCTACGGGGTGATCGGGACAGACGAGAGCGTGCGGGACATCTTTGAGGTTCCCACCAAGAACCAGCGGGTCTCCCTTTCCCTCGAGATCCCTCTGTGGGACTGGGGAGAGAAGGAATCGCGGATCCGCGCCTCGGAGGCAGTTGTGAAGACGCGCCGCCTGTCGATGGAAGAGACTCAGACCAACATTGTGATCGGCATTCGCCAGGCGTACCGCCAGCTCAAGAATCTGGAAATCCAGGTGGAGATCGCCCAGCAGAACGTCCGCAACGCCCAGCTCACCTACGACATCAACCTGGAGCGCTACCGGAACGGGGATTTGACCAGCATGGACCTGAGCCTTTATCAGAACCAGCTCTCGCAGGCCAAGCTAAATCTGGTCAAGTCCCTGATCGACTACAAGATTGCCTTGCTGGACCTGAAAGTGCAGTCGTTGTGGGACTTCGAGAAAGGCCGATCGGTGCTGAGTGTGGACCGACGGTGA